A region of the Exiguobacterium aurantiacum DSM 6208 genome:
GTTTCACTGAGTCCGTCGTCGTCCGACTCTTCTTCCGTGTCAGAATCGGTGCCGGCCGTGACCGGCAGTCCGAGTTCGGTCTTGAGGAGCGCTTGTTTGTCGGCGAGGTCCGCCTCGTCGATCTCGTAGTAGTAGACGCCGCCGATCGTCAAGTCGTCACCTGCGAGCGTCTCTTGGTTGAACGAGCGGAGCGACTTCATGTACGGCTGGAGCTGTGACGCCTCTGCGAGCGACATGTTCGTCCGGATGTTGTTGCCGACGGCGTTCATGATCCGGTTCAGTTTCGTGAACGAGTTGATCGTCGTCGCCTCGTTGATGATCGCCTCGAGCACTTGCTGCTGGCGTGTCGCACGACCGACGTCACCCTCGGGGTCGTCTTTGCGCATCCGGGCGTAGGCGAGCGCCTCTTTGCCGTTCAGCGTCTGGACGCCCGGTTCGAGCTCGACGTTTCCGGTCGCTCGGCCCGAGATCGGGATCAACACGTCGACCTCGACGCCGCCGACCGCATCGACGAGGTCTTCGATCCCATCAAAGTTGATGGTCGCATAGTAGTCGATCGGGATGTCGAACAAGTTCTCGACCGTGGCGATCGTCGTGTCGATGCCGCCGTACGAGTAGGCATGGTTGATCTTGTCCTTGAACTCGCCGTCCGTCGTGACGATGTCGACGTACGCGTCACGCGGGATGCTGACGAGTGTGACTTGGCGAGATTCCTTGTTGAACGTCGCCACCATGAGGGAGTCGGTCCGTCCTTCCTCGAGCGAGGCACCGCCATCGACGCCGGCCAAGAGGACGGAGAAGTGATCTTTCGTCAAGTCGACCGTGTCGTCACGACGGTCCGATTTGTCGCCACGGTTGAGCTCATCGTTCGCGTTCTCGGCCGTCTCGTTCGCCTTGAAGACGAAGTACCCGAACGCCGCACCGCCGAGGGCGAGGACGATGCCGAGGGCGATGATGATGGCTTTCCATGGGGGACGTTTCTTACGAGGGGGTTGTTCCATGTCTTCTCCTCATTTCAGTCGTTTCTTTTAGTATACGTGACCTACCGCACAAAATCACGTTCGATGATACGGACGTCCTGGGTCTCGAGTCCCCCTTGTCCGTTCGTCAAGTCGACGAGCCAGGCGAGGGCGGTCTCGGTCGCTTCGACCGGGACGGAGACGTGGAACGTGACATCCTCGGCATAGACGATGTCATCGAGGAGATAGTCTGATTGGCGCAGTTCGTTTTCGACTTTCCCGATCCAGCCGTAATCGACGGACAGCGTCAGCCGTTGCATCGGGACACGCTCGACGATACCGACCGCATCGAGCCCTTCGCTCACCGTACCGCCGTAGGCCCGGATGAGTCCGCCGCCGCCGAGTTTGATGCCGCCGAAATAACGGGTGATGACGACGACCGTGTCTTTCAACTGTCGTTTGCGCAGCACTTCAAGCATCGGCATCCCGGCCGTGCCGCTCGGTTCGCCGTCATCGTTCGCCTTCTGGTGCTCGTTCCGTTCTCCGATGATGTAGGCCGAACAGTTATGGTTGGCGTTCCAATGCGCCTTCTTGATCGTCTGGATGAACGCTTGCGCCTCTTCTTCGGTCTCGACCCGTTTGAAGTGGGCGATGAATTTTGACTTTTGAATGACGACCTCGTATTCTCCATCTTGTTTTATAGTATAATTTGGTTCAGCAGACATTTCTGAAAATTCTCCTTTCTATTTTTGAATATTTTTTTTAGAATTCAAGTAGGCGATTCCGCCTCGTTTGGCGAATTTGGCTAAGGAGACCTCTATGTGACACTGTAACATTCGCTTTTTGAGACGATAATAGAAACGAGGACTAACTACCGACGTATTAGGGGATGGCATCGTGAATCATATTACCGATCGTACAGCTTTAGAACATATCATAACAAATATGATTGATACGGTGACGGAAAGTAAAGAGGAGATCGTCCGGATAACCGAGAGTTCGGCCAACGAGTATTCGTTGATTCAAAACGAGTTGAAAGATTTGACGGAAAAGATTGAATTTTATATTGCGGAATCGGACCGGCTCGATTTGCTCGTGAAAGCGGCGAAGAACAAGCTCGTCCAAGTGAGCAAGAAGTTTCATATACATAGCGAACAAGAGATCCGGGACGCCTATGAGCGGGCGAACCAGATGCAGCTCGAGCGTTTCCTCGTCCAAAAAGAAGAGATGAACGCCCAGCAGCGCCGAAACGACCTCGAGCGCAGATTGCTCGTCCTCGAGGACACGATCGAACGGGCCGAAAAGCTCGTCAGCCGGGTGTCCGTCGTCTTGAACTTCTTACGTGACGACTTGCAACAAGAGTATTCGGACATGATGAAAAAACAAGAGATGGCGATCAGCGTCTTCGAGGCGGCGGAGCGCGAGCGGCGCCACCTCGCCCGTGAGATGCACGACGGACCGGCGCAATCGCTTGCTCATATATTGATTCGGGCCGACTTGATCGAGAAGACGTTCGACAAACGCGGCAAGGACGAGGCGTTCGCCGAACTGCATGAGTTGAAGCGACTCATAAGAGGCGCCCTCGTCGACGTGCGGCGGCTCATCTATGACCTCCGTCCGATGTCGCTCGATGACCTCGGCTTCTTGCCGACGCTCGAGCGTTACCTTCATCAGACGGAGGAATACACGACGATCAAGACACGGCTCAACTATCGAGGCAACCGGGCGCGTCTCCCGGAGAAGCTTGAGATCAACGTGTTCCGCCTCGTCCAAGAGGCCGTCCAAAACGCGATCAAGCATTCGAAGACATCAGAAATTATCGTCAACGTCGAACAAGCGCACGACGCGATTCACATCCACGTGCGCGATCACGGCGTCGGCTTCGTCCCGAGCACGATCGGGGAGGAATCGTTCGGCATCGTAGGGATGCGCGAACGGATCGAGCTCGTAAATGGCAGCATCACCATCGATTCGGAAGTCGGCAAAGGGACGGTCGTCCGCATGTCGATTCCGATCACGTAACGGAAAGAACCAAGGGGGAATCATACAATGGAACTGACACAGACACGCATCGCGATCGTCGATGACCACGAGCTGTTTCGCGAAGGCTTGAAACGGATTTTTGATTTAGAGGACGAATTTTACGTCGTTGCCGAAGGACGCACCGGGCTCGACGCGATCCGTATCGCAAACGAGCACAACCCGGAAATCATGATTCTCGACATCAACATGCCGGACTTGAACGGAATCGAGGCGACGAAACAGTTGTCCCTCCTCTCGCCGGACACGCGCGTCCTCATCTTGTCGATCCATGACGATGAGTCATACATCACGCATGCGCTCGAAGCGGGGGCATCTGGCTTCTTGCTCAAAGAAGTCGCCTCGACCGAGCTCATCTCGGCCGTCCGTTCGGTCGCCAAGGACGGGGCGTATTTGCACCCGAAAGTGACGACGAACGTACTGAAAGAATATCGCCGCCTTCTGCAAATCAAAGATGAACATGCCGGCCGCAACGTCGAGAATCGCACGGACGATCCCGTCTATCAGTTGTTGTCACGCCGTGAAGTCGAAGTGCTCCACTTGCTCGCCGATGGCCGTTCGAACCGCGACATTAGCGACATGTTGTTCATCAGCGAGAAGACGGTCAAAAACCACGTCTCGTCCGTCCTTCGTAAAATGGACGTGAACGACCGGACACAAGCCGTCGTCGACGCGATTCGCCGCGGATGGGTCGAGATTTGACCGAGACCGATGCTTTACCTCGTTTTTGTGTTACAATATGGAATGGAATCCTAACATAATTGGAAAAATGAAACGATGTAAAGTGAGGATATAGAATGGGAAACATAGCTATTTTGACCGACAGTACCGCCTATTTGCCGGCCGATTTTTGTGAAGCGCGCGAGGTGCACGTCGCGCCGCTCAGCGTGATTTTTGACGGAGAGTCGTTCCGCGAAGCCGTCGACATCTCGACTGAGGCGTTCTATAGCCGTATCGAGGCAGGGAACTTGCCGACGACGTCACAGCCGAGCATCGGGGAGACGGTCGAATTGATCGAACAGCTCCCGAATGAAGTGACCGACGTCATCGCCATCACGCTCTCGAGCGGGATCAGCGGGACGTACCAGTCGATGATCGCCTTGAACGACATGGTCGACGTCAATGTCCATGCGTTCGATTCGGAAATCTCTTGCATGCCGCAAGCGTTCCTCGTCGAAGAAGCGGTCAAGCTTCGTGACGCCGGTGCCTCGGCGCAAGAGATCATGGCGCACTTAGAGAACGTGCGCGCCTCAATCCGTGCCTATTTCGTCGTCGACGACCTCGACCACTTGCAGCGCGGCGGGCGATTGAGCGCGGCCCAGGCGCTCGTCGGCTCGTTCCTTCAAATCAAGCCAGTGCTCCATTTCCAGGACCGACTCATCGTACCGTTCGAGAAGATCCGGACATACAAGAAA
Encoded here:
- a CDS encoding LCP family protein, yielding MEQPPRKKRPPWKAIIIALGIVLALGGAAFGYFVFKANETAENANDELNRGDKSDRRDDTVDLTKDHFSVLLAGVDGGASLEEGRTDSLMVATFNKESRQVTLVSIPRDAYVDIVTTDGEFKDKINHAYSYGGIDTTIATVENLFDIPIDYYATINFDGIEDLVDAVGGVEVDVLIPISGRATGNVELEPGVQTLNGKEALAYARMRKDDPEGDVGRATRQQQVLEAIINEATTINSFTKLNRIMNAVGNNIRTNMSLAEASQLQPYMKSLRSFNQETLAGDDLTIGGVYYYEIDEADLADKQALLKTELGLPVTAGTDSDTEEESDDDGLSETTTY
- a CDS encoding YigZ family protein, with the translated sequence MSAEPNYTIKQDGEYEVVIQKSKFIAHFKRVETEEEAQAFIQTIKKAHWNANHNCSAYIIGERNEHQKANDDGEPSGTAGMPMLEVLRKRQLKDTVVVITRYFGGIKLGGGGLIRAYGGTVSEGLDAVGIVERVPMQRLTLSVDYGWIGKVENELRQSDYLLDDIVYAEDVTFHVSVPVEATETALAWLVDLTNGQGGLETQDVRIIERDFVR
- a CDS encoding sensor histidine kinase, which encodes MNHITDRTALEHIITNMIDTVTESKEEIVRITESSANEYSLIQNELKDLTEKIEFYIAESDRLDLLVKAAKNKLVQVSKKFHIHSEQEIRDAYERANQMQLERFLVQKEEMNAQQRRNDLERRLLVLEDTIERAEKLVSRVSVVLNFLRDDLQQEYSDMMKKQEMAISVFEAAERERRHLAREMHDGPAQSLAHILIRADLIEKTFDKRGKDEAFAELHELKRLIRGALVDVRRLIYDLRPMSLDDLGFLPTLERYLHQTEEYTTIKTRLNYRGNRARLPEKLEINVFRLVQEAVQNAIKHSKTSEIIVNVEQAHDAIHIHVRDHGVGFVPSTIGEESFGIVGMRERIELVNGSITIDSEVGKGTVVRMSIPIT
- a CDS encoding response regulator transcription factor — its product is MELTQTRIAIVDDHELFREGLKRIFDLEDEFYVVAEGRTGLDAIRIANEHNPEIMILDINMPDLNGIEATKQLSLLSPDTRVLILSIHDDESYITHALEAGASGFLLKEVASTELISAVRSVAKDGAYLHPKVTTNVLKEYRRLLQIKDEHAGRNVENRTDDPVYQLLSRREVEVLHLLADGRSNRDISDMLFISEKTVKNHVSSVLRKMDVNDRTQAVVDAIRRGWVEI
- a CDS encoding DegV family protein, translating into MGNIAILTDSTAYLPADFCEAREVHVAPLSVIFDGESFREAVDISTEAFYSRIEAGNLPTTSQPSIGETVELIEQLPNEVTDVIAITLSSGISGTYQSMIALNDMVDVNVHAFDSEISCMPQAFLVEEAVKLRDAGASAQEIMAHLENVRASIRAYFVVDDLDHLQRGGRLSAAQALVGSFLQIKPVLHFQDRLIVPFEKIRTYKKAVRRIEEMMEETIKGDGEGYCIGIIHANCPERQAEEIASMKAKFPKAHIAGSHFGPVIGTHLGPGAIGITWYRRNW